A part of Sebastes fasciatus isolate fSebFas1 chromosome 10, fSebFas1.pri, whole genome shotgun sequence genomic DNA contains:
- the LOC141775664 gene encoding transmembrane emp24 domain-containing protein 11, with the protein MSLRGIGFLLQCYLMLAAAMYFDLGEQQEKCIIEEVPEDMLVTGFFLLEPWDLKALSHSPHLGVTVTVRDPNHEILMSKRYGKFGKFTFTAHASGQHYLCFQTNSTRFAVFAGERLKLHLDVQMGEHSIEPNTDKTKDNLETLENSLRHLIDQMMFIIRQQEYQRDKEEVFRDISESANSKVLWWAVVQTSVLLSVGFWQMKRLKDFFIAKKLV; encoded by the exons ATGAGTTTGCGAGGCATTGGCTTCCTCCTGCAGTGTTACCTGATGTTGGCAGCAGCCATGTATTTTGATCTAGGAGAGCAGCAGGAAAAGTGCATCATCGAGGAGGTTCCTGAAGACATGCTGGTCACCG GTTTTTTCTTGTTGGAGCCTTGGGATCTGAAGGCGCTCTCCCACTCGCCTCACCTCGGCGTCACTGTGACAGTCAGAGACCCAAACCATGAG ATACTGATGTCCAAACGCTACGGTAAATTTGGTAAATTCACCTTCACAGCTCACGCGTCTGGTCAGCACTACCTTTGCTTCCAAACCAACTCCACAAGGTTTGCTGTCTTTGCTGGAGAGAGACTG AAGCTACATTTGGACGTTCAGATGGGAGAGCACTCGATTGAACCCAACACTGACAAGACCAAAGACAACCTGGAGACTCTGGAGAACAGCCTCAGACACCTCATAGATCAGATGATGTTCATCATCAGGCAGCAGGAGTACCAGAGG GACAAAGAGGAGGTGTTTCGTGACATTAGTGAGAGCGCCAACAGTAAAGTGCTGTGGTGGGCCGTGGTGCAAACCTCTGTTCTGCTGTCGGTTGGTTTCTGGCAGATGAAACGACTCAAAGACTTCTTCATCGCCAAGAAGCTTGTCTGa
- the rnf212 gene encoding putative E3 SUMO-protein ligase RNF212 translates to MAYWICCNSCFLSPSADRKLAVTTCGHVVCSVCYQKGKPGKCLICSAICQVSLLTDKSSSEVKTLFTDINVVTTKHFGEISKVIMFQARHQKRLLTYYQQRNDKQEETFVKMKQEMQQMAKKLNEQSAYIVKLENSLQHQSAKVSSVPQMSHMSHTPHGHKSVLQIQYNSPMSLSRHSSSTTITENMDVDERSLFRKPNTVPRLSLISPPQDGRMGTVPHRSSNQIMLANHSARSATVSRFQGSPVSPDISYRQISGWKSPIFKPLSSFRHSMSSLVRPPP, encoded by the exons ATGGCTTACTGGATCTGCTGCAACTCCTGCTTCCTCTCCCCCAGTGCTGACAGAAAACTGGCTGTCACAACCTGCGGCCATGTCGTCTGTAGTGTCTGCTATCAGAAAG GCAAACCAGGCAAGTGTTTAATATGCAGTGCCATATGCCAAGTATCACTGCTCACTGACAAA AGTAGCTCAGAGGTGAAGACCCTGTTCACCGACATCAACGTTGTGACAACCAAACACTTCGGGGAAATCAGCAAA GTTATAATGTTCCAGGCAAGACATCAGAAGAGACTGTTGACTTACTACCAGCAACGG AATGATAAACAAGAAGAGACATTTGTCAAGATGAAGCAAGAAATGCAGCAGATGGCAAA GAAGCTGAATGAACAGAGCGCATACATCGTTAAACTGGAAAACTCTCTTCAGCATCAGAG TGCCAAAGTGTCATCAGTGCCTCAGATGAGCCACATGTCCCACACTCCACATGGACACAAATCAG TCCTGCAGATCCAGTATAACTCCCCCATGTCCCTCTCAAGACACTCATCAAGCACTACTAT CACTGAAAACATGGACGTGGATGAAAGGAGTCTGTTCAGGAAA cCCAACACTGTCCCCAGACTGTCATTAATCAGTCCTCCACAAGATGGACGAATGG GCACCGTCCCTCACAGGTCGTCCAATCAGATCATGCTGGCCAACCATTCAGCGCGCTCCGCCACAGTCAG TCGTTTTCAAGGATCTCCGGTGAGCCCAGATATTTCATATCGCCAGATCTCTGGATGGAAGTCTCCCATCTTCaaacctctctcctccttcagaCACTCCATGTCCTCCCTGGTCCGCCCTCCTCcttaa